CCGCTGCAGTCCAGGAACGTGACCGCGGCGAGTTCGACGTCGATGCGGCGCGGGCGCAGCGCGAAAAGAACGGTGAGTAGCTCCGCGTGCAGCATACCGACGGTCGCCAGGTCGATCTCGCCGATCATGACGACCCGGACGACGCCCGGTGACGGGCAACTGAGGTCGATACGCAACGGTGATGACAGGGCCACCGCGGGGCGACTGATGTCCATGGTCCCTCCAGCCAACGACCTTCGTCCGAAGAAATGCGTGGTGGGCGGGCAGGGTCCGGACCCGGCGTCGAGAAGACGACAACCACGGGATCGCGGCCGTTGCCGGCTCGGCACGGTGCTTGCGTTGGTGAGGTGAAACACTGACGCTACTCGCCGGACGTCTCGATCGGGTATCTCGCGGCACCGCATTCAGTGGGCGTCTTCACCCGCCCTCGCGTCCGCATCCGGGTGCGGGTTTCTCGGCGACGGGTGGACACGCCGGTCGATGCGGATGGCGGCATATCCGAGCGTGGCGGCGGCCGCGACGATCAGCAAGTCGGTGCCGGTGACCGGTTCGGTACCGAGTAGCTGTCGTAGCGCCGGCGCGTAGATCGCGGCGAGTTGCAGCAGCAGCGCGGTGCCGACCGCGGCGAACAGCATCGGGTTGGCCCAGGTGCCGGGACGGGCGCGTGAGC
This window of the Actinoplanes oblitus genome carries:
- a CDS encoding STAS domain-containing protein, with the protein product MRCREIPDRDVRRVASVFHLTNASTVPSRQRPRSRGCRLLDAGSGPCPPTTHFFGRRSLAGGTMDISRPAVALSSPLRIDLSCPSPGVVRVVMIGEIDLATVGMLHAELLTVLFALRPRRIDVELAAVTFLDCSGLTALIVARQVGARTGCRLRIKDPQGIVRRVLKLTGLLGVLTAEPGRAPLAAIGPAGVADVFIG